DNA from Thunnus thynnus chromosome 2, fThuThy2.1, whole genome shotgun sequence:
TTCTATTTGCTGATGTCCACGTGTTTTGTTACGTATTAACTACGACAGAGGAGAGCAGTCACCATAGCTATGGTTTTACAGCATAGTGCATTCTCAACTCAGGTATGATAATAATTTATGTCTATATCTCTGAACCCACATTAATATGCTCTACTTATCTAGGTGCTCAAACATTTCTGGGCTCTatgtttaaatcaaataattcaCGATGGATATAACACAAGATCAAATgtttacaaaatatataattattttttaatacacataatttttttaatgcacgCTCACAGCCAAACAGACTGCAGGAAATGCATTGCTTGCTTTCACCCTAGCATCTGTAACATCAGGAAACATGTCACAAGGACAAGCAGAGGCTTTTCAACAGCCAATCCAGTGCTTGCACCAGTAGCCAGACCGAGACCTCCTGGTTTCCCTGCAGGAACAGAAGATAAGGACAAATAAtcacaaacatttctctctctctaaatgtaTTCTGGATTCACCCTTTTGTGATTAAACTACTGTACCTACCTCTGGTCAGAGTGCTTGACCTCACATTAACCCAGAAGACTGTGCGTTGCTGGGCTACTGTGGCCCTGGAAAACCACAGAGTTATGCTGTAGTGATGCTTTATGTTTAGATACCTGAGTTTCATTCAAATAACAGAATATCTAGTTTCTAAGAAATATaagaaaagcacattttgaaTCATTGGAATATCGTTTTAAGTGTTCATAAAAGCTTGCTATCACAGAAGATACCATAAAATAGACTTGTGTATCCTGTGAGACAATGGTTAAGtagatttatgtttttgtgatggtaaaaacaaatgaaaaagtatTTTGCTTTACATACATGAAGTAGACAGGGCTTGGGCTAGAGTTGGATGGTATCCAGCTGTATACAGTGCTGTTGCCCTTCAGGTTGGTGTTGGCATGAGTAATAGCACCTTCTGGATTCCCTGTACACTGTGAACATAAAATATCTACATTTATTATCTGGGACTGTTGACAATTGCACTTGTAGTGTAATGCTCACTCTGGCTTGCTTTGATGACTTTAGCAGTTCAAAATGTCTCTCAACACATATTTAGCATCAACATCTGTGATATATCCTGTTAAACATTCTGTCTGTTTGCAGCTGTTTGACAGTTTAGGTCCACAACATGCACATCACATCCTCTCCTAACACATTAACTGTTGATAGCAGCTGTGAGACGGACCTCAAGGAACCTTGTGTCTGGAGGAGGGAGTTTCCAGCTCCCCAGAGCGTCggtgctgctgtctgtcagagCTTTCAGCAGCAAACCTCTGTATTCTGGTCCAATGATAGTCACTGTGCAGGAAAGCACAACAAAAAAGCAGTTGTATActacagatttttaattttgactTGCTTACATGTGTTGGACACAAGTGTTATTGTCTACAGTTATATGATACCTGCTTAACAAAAATAAGAACTATTTGAGCCTCCATAAAATACTTTCATTTCATCCTCTTGTATCCTCATCACTCACTACAAAGGAATaatttcatcatatttcatttatttcatattatttcatCACTGATGAAAGAAATTGATATCAGtgtaaatgaacacacacactctgacacacacacacacacacacacacacacgcacacacacacacacacacacacagagttgacttgaagatgacagtcaaagctTTAAACTTTGAGCTTTAATCTTTATACTACCACTATTAAACCAAAGAAGAAACTAATGaaaatcaaagacaaaaaagttttattattatccACAAAGATGCATATAGATGAGAAGTCAACTGTAAAAATCACCCCataaatattgtaaaacaaATTTCTCATCAACTGTTCttttacacaaatataaaacaaatagatGTCCTTGTTTATGAATTCATTCTTTAACATTACTACTGTGTTGGGGACATGTTTGTGTATACTGGATTTACTGGATTATTAATACATTGTAATGCTTGctgttttctttatgttatcTCTAAAAGTAGTCATTTACTTAATTCATCTTACCTGTAATTGGCTTGCCTGGCTCAAACGTCTCCATGTTGGTGAGTAAAGTGTAGGGTGCTGGTGAAGGCTGTGGCAGCACCCCAGAGTGACGAGGCATCATATCTTCACAGGCACCGGTGGGAGCACCAGAGGGATAGCCACTAACAAAACAGAGCACTTGAAGCATAATGAAAGCAGGCAACAACGGCTCCATCGggaattaatgaatgaaaagctAATGCACAGCAGAAATATCCAAATAGTGTTACAGTGTTATAGTGTTACACGATCTGAATACAATACACAGACCTGAGCCAAGAGATGGACTTTTAAAAAGTGTTGCTGAGTCacaaaaccagaaaattttaattttactcCACTGATCGCTTTTCCAACCATGAAAAGTGCTTTTCACGTGAATTCTCTTGTGATTTCTTGAAAAGAATACGTAAGTGTTATTCACGCATTTCAGGGAAGAACAAATGTCAATTTTCCTccagcaaaacaaaatatttggattagttttttttgtgcatcaAAATAATTGTGTATAAGTGAAGTTAGAAAGCACTCTCTATGAAAATCACATGATAACAACTTAAGTATAGTCCATAACACAAGCTATTATACAGCACTACAGTACAATTAAAGTATGTTTTTATGAAATTTAAAATCCCTTTGTATGCCATTATACCATAGTCAAAAAACTTGGACAAAGTATTACTAATGGATATTTCTGTCAGGGATTATTCATGACATTAGTTTGACCATAAATCATgggaaaacattttaacttgATTATGTAGCTCTTCTCTTCTTGATGCCGCCTGCTGTGAAATCATGAAATGCACTTCatgttaaattttatttatttagcctttatttaatttatttcttttatgatGGAGGCCTGGCCAAGAATAGCAGCAACACATAATTTcagtaataaattaatataaaaccaCATTTGTGTAATGTGATCAGAAATTATAGGATAAAACATTTGCGCACAGAAAACCTGGACTCAATAGATTTCACTATAGTTTTAAAATTGTTCTATGTTTTGAAGTTCAAGATCAGTCTGTACATTGCTCCATGCAGCAGGTGGAGAAAACCTAAAAGCTTTCTTTCCCAGTTCAGTTTGGACTTTGGGAACAACAATCTGCAAAATGTCCTGAGAACAGAGACTGTAATTTCCATATTTCAAGTTTAAAAGAGAAGATAAGTAAATAGGAATTTTGCTAAGaaatgctttttaaataaaaaatatctgagGCAGCATGCACATAAAGCAGGCCAATTAACTTTTGAGTATAATACACAATGGTGAGTAAGAGATCCACAGTTTATAATGAATCTCAGAGCCCAATGATACACGCTATCCAGCATGTGAAGACAGAGGTGAGAAGAGGTTTCCTGCATGCTGTAGTTAATCCCCCAAAACCTGAGCGCAGAGCCAAACCTTATGTCAACTTAGTTTGTATTCAACCTTCCTGATCCACACAGAAGTGAGATTAATCCAGCAGCTACCTCCAGTAAGAAGATATAGTATGTGTAAGACTTTTTTGCATGACTCAATTTTTAGTACAGACTTAAGGAATTAAGTTTCTTCCAGGCAACAAGCATATGCTGATTCTTCCTGTGCTTGCCAATGACTCCCACATTACTGTAACACTGTCATGACATACCGTGTATAGCCAGAAGATTCATCAGTTGGTCTCCCAGGAT
Protein-coding regions in this window:
- the si:dkey-251i10.2 gene encoding putative defense protein Hdd11, whose product is MEPLLPAFIMLQVLCFVSGYPSGAPTGACEDMMPRHSGVLPQPSPAPYTLLTNMETFEPGKPITVTIIGPEYRGLLLKALTDSSTDALGSWKLPPPDTRFLECTGNPEGAITHANTNLKGNSTVYSWIPSNSSPSPVYFMATVAQQRTVFWVNVRSSTLTRGKPGGLGLATGASTGLAVEKPLLVLVTCFLMLQMLG